The DNA segment TAAAACGTCAGAATAAAAGGATCCTTTTTCAATAGGCATTGATATGCTGTCAATTTTTGCTCCTACTGTTATCGCCAGCTTTTTACTTCTTTCTTTCGCAATCAACTGATGATGATTGTTAACGATTGAGGCGATTTCTGCGATTACCTCTTGTGATTTTTCATAGGCAATCCCTCTTGTCGTAATCGCAAGCGTATACGGTTCATCTGCAAAAACAATGGCCGCATCGTTGTATATTAAATTCATTGGAATCATTCCAACTTTATGAGCAACCTGCACATCCTTAATTCCCTGTGGAATGGTGGTGTTATAAACCGTATGTTCAAGGTAATGGACAAGATTTTTTCCATTGGCGCTTTGGTTTGCGTAACGATACAGTTCTCCTGTATATAGGGTTAAATCGTCAGCTGAGGTCGTATTCCTTCCACCTGGATAGGCATACTCAGCTCCGAGGCTTTTTAAAAATGAAACAAACTGATTGGGTCCCACCCGCTCTTTCAACATAATGAATGCAATATTATCACTATAAATCAACGCTTTTTCGACAAGTTCATCAATGGTATAGACTGAACCTACCTTGTCATTTTGGATGACACCACTGCCGCCATAATAATGCCGGCTTTGATATGTTAATGTTTCGTTTAAGTTAATTTTCCCCTCATCTGCAAGCTTCATCACATATAAAGCTAACGGAAGCTTGATGGTACTTGCAGCTGGCACTTCCGTATTGCTATTTAATGAATAACCTTCATTTGTAACTAGATTTTGATAACGAAGGGTCACTTTTCCTTGGTATGGCTTTATGTATTGGGCTAGATCTGCCTGAAGGGTATTAAATTCTTGGTTTTGATCAGCTTTTACTATTTGGACCAAGACCCCCTGTGAAATCAGTAAGAAATAGAGCACGAAAATAATTATTCTGTTTATTAACACTATCCTTCCCTCCTAGTAACTAAGTACTAGTTTAATAGGAAAAAGAAGAAGATTTTGTCGAAATTTGTAGATTATTTGAGTTTTTAGTATTATCTTTTATCGATTCAGTTTTTTAATAAAAATCTTCTCCCAAAGTTTCCATGGGATGAGATTTCTTAATAGGAGAGTTGTCCTCACTCCTTTTCCAATTGGATGCCTTAAACTAGACCCATCGTCTAAAGCAATACTGGCTATTTTCTCTGCTACATCCTTAGGGTTACCAAACTGTCCTTCCCCTGAAGAAATGTAGTCCTCGATACTCTTCATATATTTATAATAGGGTGAATCTGTTTGTAGTGATTGTGTGGTAACTTGTTTACCGGACGACCAGATATTGGTCTTATATGACCCTGGTTCAATTAACGTGACAGCGATCCCAAACGGTAATAACTCTAATCGTAAGCTTTCGCTCCAGCCTTCCAACGCATGTTTGGAAGCAACATATGGTGATAGTCCTGGAAAGGCGATTTTCCCGCTTATGCTACTTACATTAATAATTTTCCCTTTCCCCTGACTTCTCATAAAAGGAAGAACAGTCTTGGTTACTGCTATGACGCCAAAGAAATTAGTATCGAATTGTTTTCGGTATTCCTCCATTGTAATTTCCTCAACAAACCCGGCCGCAGCATAGCCAGCATTGTTCACTAGAACATCTACCCGGCCTATGCTTTTAATCCGAGCAGCTAATTGTTCAATCGAAGCCTCAGAGGTAACATCAAGTTCACATACAATCAAATTCGATTGTATTGTAAGTCTATTTGCTTCCTTTAGGAGCTCCCCGCTTCTTTCTTTATTTCTCATAGTAGCGATTACTTGAAAACCGGCTTTAGCCAGCTCTATTGTTGTTAATAGTCCAAAACCACTTGAAGCCCCAGTGACAATTGCAATTGGTTGATTCATATACCAATTCCTCCATAATTTTACTATCTACATAATACCATGAAAAAAGGCCGTTCAGCTTTTATGAACGGCCTTACTGGTTTAATAATCTTGCTGTTTTACTTCACTTCTTGTGGAATGGCTAAATTCAAGCCTTTAGCTATTCTCTCACCATACTCTGCATCTGCCTTATAAAAATGCTGAATTTGACGAAGTTTAATATCGTCTCTTTCAACTGGCTTCATTGCGCCAACAATGGTTTCAATAAGTCGTGCTCTTTCCTCTTCGGACATTAAACGGTAAAGGTCACCAGCCTGCGTATAGTGATCATTTTGGTCATAGGCTACCTGCTCGGCTACACCTGAAACCTGGAATGCAGTCTGTTTATGTTCTGGTGCTTCTTTTGGTCCACCATAGCTGTTTGGCTCATAGTAAACAGAGCCGCCTCCATTATTGTCAGAACGCATTGCACCATCACGTTGGTAGTTATTTACCTCTGCCTTAGGACGGTTAATTGGAAGTAAATTATGGTTTGGTCCTACACGATAGCGATGAGCATCAGAATAAGCAAAAATGCGACCTTGAAGCATTTTATCCGGTGATGCTTCAATACCAGGAACCATTGTTCCAGGAGAGAATGTCGCCTGCTCTACTTCAGCAAAGTAGTTTTCAGGATTGCGATTTAGGACCATACGACCTACCTCAATTAGTGGATAATCCTT comes from the Neobacillus sp. PS2-9 genome and includes:
- a CDS encoding serine hydrolase, which codes for MLINRIIIFVLYFLLISQGVLVQIVKADQNQEFNTLQADLAQYIKPYQGKVTLRYQNLVTNEGYSLNSNTEVPAASTIKLPLALYVMKLADEGKINLNETLTYQSRHYYGGSGVIQNDKVGSVYTIDELVEKALIYSDNIAFIMLKERVGPNQFVSFLKSLGAEYAYPGGRNTTSADDLTLYTGELYRYANQSANGKNLVHYLEHTVYNTTIPQGIKDVQVAHKVGMIPMNLIYNDAAIVFADEPYTLAITTRGIAYEKSQEVIAEIASIVNNHHQLIAKERSKKLAITVGAKIDSISMPIEKGSFYSDVLERKLYRNLYNPSNDNGYFGRFSPYQQLVAIQFETKNLRTPFGTDNFTINWK
- a CDS encoding oxidoreductase gives rise to the protein MNQPIAIVTGASSGFGLLTTIELAKAGFQVIATMRNKERSGELLKEANRLTIQSNLIVCELDVTSEASIEQLAARIKSIGRVDVLVNNAGYAAAGFVEEITMEEYRKQFDTNFFGVIAVTKTVLPFMRSQGKGKIINVSSISGKIAFPGLSPYVASKHALEGWSESLRLELLPFGIAVTLIEPGSYKTNIWSSGKQVTTQSLQTDSPYYKYMKSIEDYISSGEGQFGNPKDVAEKIASIALDDGSSLRHPIGKGVRTTLLLRNLIPWKLWEKIFIKKLNR